Proteins found in one Brevibacillus brevis genomic segment:
- a CDS encoding type I restriction endonuclease subunit R translates to MNEDTLVQVTTAEYMQNVLGWESVNAISETYGKDSLLGRTSPKEIVLVRYLQDKLEELNPGLPFSAYEDAVRQIKEYSTSQNMLTINREKYSLLKDGVLVTYHDSNQVLQKERLKVFDFKKATSNHFLCVREFWIKGDIYTRRADIVGFVNGIPLLFMELKNVNRDIRIAYEQNLSDYKDTVPHLFHHNAFIVLGNGIEAKVGSLSSRYEHFHEWKRLAEEEKGVVDMETLLKGICDKDSFMDLFENFILFDESSGGTVKILAQNHQFLGVNRAVNSITERHERQGKLGVYWHTQGSGKSYSIIFFTRKVHRKLGGNFTFIICTDREDLDSQIYKSFAGCGLVSDRDPCRASSGENLRTLFTQHKPYIFTLIQKFNQDVDPSQPYSTRDDIIVISDEAHRTQYGRLSLNRRNALPNASYIGFTGTPLFSNDEITRQTFGDYISTYDFQRAVEDKATVPLYYDARGEKLGITTNELNERIAEKLEQLELEDVDVEQRLENELKRDYHIITAEKRLEQIAKDFVDHYSTTWETGKAILVCIDKITCVRMYNYIQRYWQERSQKLESDLQNSVDEQDLVYRQRQVNWMKETQMAVVVSEEQGEVAKFQKWDLDIKPHRKMIKEGFVNSNGERIDLESAFKKAEHPFRVAIVCAMWLTGFDVPSLSTLYLDKPLKAHTLMQTIARANRVSEGKNNGMIVDYCGIFKNLRQALATYAGQGDSGRDFTGGDVDPTKPATELIPDLHEAIAFVHAFLEEGGASLDDIIQKTGFERNAAIMTAKDVVNQNDETRKRFEIMCRAVFKKFKACLNDQRVNDYRRDYDAINIIYRSLEKDRQQADISDIIQQLHEIVDEAIVTAPAQVKEESTPYNIADIDFERLRKEFEKSPTKNTTVQNLKNAIEDRLARLLKQNPLRTNFQQHYEKIVEEYNREKDRSTIEKTFEALLKLVQELGEEESRAVREGLDVESLAIFDLLKKPDLNKKEIDRIKQVAVQLLQMLKEGKLKTEHWKEKESTRDAVFSVIRDFLWDDTTGLPVDNFSDEEVVEVSHRVFQHIFYAYPTLPSPIYAVSS, encoded by the coding sequence ATGAACGAAGATACTCTCGTACAAGTAACCACGGCCGAGTACATGCAAAATGTACTTGGCTGGGAGAGTGTAAATGCTATCTCCGAAACTTATGGTAAAGATAGTTTACTGGGAAGAACCTCACCAAAAGAAATTGTTCTTGTTCGTTACCTTCAGGACAAGTTAGAGGAACTTAACCCTGGATTACCTTTCTCTGCATATGAGGATGCAGTAAGACAGATCAAGGAATATAGTACGAGTCAAAATATGCTCACTATTAATCGTGAAAAATATTCTCTTTTGAAAGATGGTGTACTGGTTACGTATCACGACAGTAACCAGGTACTCCAAAAGGAACGGCTGAAAGTATTCGATTTTAAAAAAGCGACTAGCAATCATTTTTTATGCGTCCGTGAGTTTTGGATAAAAGGGGATATCTATACACGCCGTGCGGATATAGTTGGCTTTGTTAATGGCATCCCCTTATTGTTTATGGAACTAAAGAATGTTAATCGAGACATTCGTATTGCTTACGAACAAAACTTGAGCGACTACAAAGACACGGTACCACATTTGTTTCACCACAATGCGTTTATTGTGCTGGGAAATGGGATCGAAGCCAAAGTGGGATCCCTGTCTAGCCGATATGAGCATTTTCATGAATGGAAGCGCCTTGCGGAAGAGGAAAAGGGAGTAGTAGACATGGAAACGCTCCTGAAAGGTATTTGTGACAAGGACAGCTTCATGGACTTGTTTGAAAACTTTATCCTGTTTGATGAGTCCTCAGGGGGTACCGTTAAAATTCTTGCTCAAAACCATCAGTTTCTTGGCGTAAATCGAGCGGTAAACTCCATTACCGAACGTCATGAACGCCAAGGAAAACTAGGGGTGTATTGGCATACACAAGGATCTGGTAAGAGCTACTCCATTATCTTTTTTACTAGAAAAGTACACCGTAAACTGGGTGGGAACTTCACTTTTATAATTTGTACCGACCGAGAAGACCTTGATTCGCAGATTTATAAGAGTTTTGCCGGTTGTGGACTCGTCAGCGATCGCGATCCATGTAGGGCTTCTTCGGGAGAGAATTTGAGAACTCTATTTACTCAACATAAACCCTACATTTTTACTCTCATTCAGAAATTTAACCAAGACGTTGACCCCAGCCAACCTTATTCAACTCGAGACGACATCATTGTAATTAGTGACGAGGCACATCGAACTCAGTACGGAAGATTGTCATTGAATAGACGTAACGCATTGCCTAACGCTAGCTACATTGGATTTACTGGTACACCTTTGTTTAGTAATGACGAAATCACCCGTCAGACATTTGGTGATTATATCTCTACTTATGATTTCCAAAGGGCCGTAGAAGACAAGGCAACCGTCCCACTTTATTACGATGCACGCGGAGAAAAACTTGGAATCACTACGAATGAATTAAATGAGCGGATAGCTGAAAAGCTGGAACAACTCGAATTAGAAGATGTTGACGTTGAGCAACGATTAGAAAACGAATTGAAACGAGATTATCATATCATCACCGCAGAAAAACGTCTTGAGCAGATAGCCAAAGACTTTGTGGATCATTACTCCACTACATGGGAAACGGGTAAAGCGATTCTGGTGTGTATCGATAAAATTACATGTGTTCGAATGTACAATTATATTCAAAGATACTGGCAAGAACGATCACAGAAATTGGAAAGTGATTTGCAAAACAGCGTGGATGAGCAAGACTTGGTTTATCGGCAACGACAAGTCAATTGGATGAAGGAAACCCAGATGGCAGTCGTAGTGAGTGAAGAGCAAGGCGAAGTAGCCAAGTTTCAAAAATGGGATTTGGACATTAAACCACACCGTAAAATGATTAAAGAGGGATTCGTTAATAGTAACGGTGAACGCATCGACCTTGAGTCTGCTTTCAAAAAAGCGGAGCACCCATTCCGTGTGGCTATTGTATGTGCTATGTGGCTTACAGGATTTGATGTTCCAAGTTTATCCACGCTTTATCTCGACAAACCGTTGAAGGCGCATACACTAATGCAGACGATCGCTCGTGCAAACCGTGTGAGTGAAGGTAAAAATAACGGAATGATTGTTGACTACTGTGGTATTTTCAAAAACCTACGACAAGCATTAGCGACTTATGCAGGTCAAGGAGATAGTGGACGTGATTTTACAGGTGGAGATGTTGATCCTACAAAACCAGCAACTGAGTTGATACCTGATTTGCACGAAGCAATTGCTTTTGTCCATGCTTTCTTAGAAGAAGGTGGGGCCTCACTAGATGACATCATTCAGAAAACTGGCTTTGAACGGAACGCGGCGATTATGACGGCAAAAGATGTCGTGAACCAAAATGATGAGACACGAAAGCGTTTTGAAATCATGTGCCGTGCGGTGTTTAAGAAATTTAAAGCTTGCCTTAATGATCAGAGGGTAAACGATTATCGCAGGGACTACGATGCAATAAACATTATTTACCGGAGTTTAGAAAAAGATCGTCAGCAAGCAGATATTAGTGATATTATTCAGCAACTACATGAAATTGTAGACGAAGCAATTGTTACTGCTCCAGCACAAGTCAAAGAAGAAAGTACACCATACAATATCGCTGACATCGATTTTGAACGCCTACGCAAGGAGTTTGAAAAAAGCCCTACGAAGAATACAACTGTTCAAAATCTAAAGAATGCAATTGAAGACCGATTAGCTCGCCTTCTAAAGCAGAATCCACTCCGTACAAACTTTCAGCAACATTATGAGAAGATTGTTGAAGAGTACAACCGAGAAAAAGACCGTAGTACGATTGAGAAGACGTTCGAGGCTTTGTTGAAACTGGTACAAGAACTTGGTGAAGAAGAAAGTCGAGCAGTACGCGAGGGTTTGGATGTGGAGAGTCTAGCCATTTTTGACCTGCTTAAGAAACCAGATCTAAATAAAAAAGAAATAGACAGAATTAAACAAGTAGCCGTGCAATTGTTGCAGATGTTAAAGGAAGGTAAATTGAAAACGGAGCATTGGAAAGAGAAAGAATCAACTCGGGATGCAGTATTTAGTGTAATCCGTGACTTCCTTTGGGATGATACAACCGGATTACCCGTAGATAATTTTAGTGACGAAGAAGTTGTAGAAGTCAGTCATCGGGTGTTTCAGCATATTTTCTATGCTTATCCAACTTTACCCTCGCCCATATATGCAGTATCTTCATAA